Genomic segment of Myxococcota bacterium:
CCGGGACTCACTGCCGACCACAAGCCCGGCCTCGCGCCCGACGAGCTGAAGAAGCTCCTGCCCGAGTACGAGGGGCTCATCATCCGCAGCGGCACCAAAGTGACTGCCGACGTGATCGAGGCCGGCAAGAAGCTGCGCGTGATCGGGCGCGCCGGCATCGGCGTCGACAACGTCGACCTGGGCGCGGCCACGGCGCGCGGCATCATCGTGATGAACACGCCCGAGGGCAACACCATCACGACCGCCGAGCACGCGATCTCGCTCATGACCTCGCTCGCGCGCCAGATCCCGCAGGCCACGGCCAGCATGCGCGCCGGCAAGTGGGAGAAGAACCGCTTCAACGGCAAGGAGCTGTTCGAGCAGGTGCTCGGCGTGGTGGGGCTCGGCAACATCGGCTCGATCGTCGCAGACCGCGGGCGCGGGCTGCGCATGCGCGTGATCGCGTTCGACCCGATCGTGTCCGAGGAGCGCGCCCAGAGACT
This window contains:
- a CDS encoding hydroxyacid dehydrogenase, with translation MARVLISDKLSDEGLAILAAAAPGLTADHKPGLAPDELKKLLPEYEGLIIRSGTKVTADVIEAGKKLRVIGRAGIGVDNVDLGAATARGIIVMNTPEGNTITTAEHAISLMTSLARQIPQATASMRAGKWEKNRFNGKELFEQVLGVVGLGNIGSIVADRGRGLRMRVIAFDPIVSEERAQRLGVDLVSLDELLRQADVISIHVPLTEGTRGMIGREAFAKMKKGVLLVNAARGGIVDEAALLEAIQSKKVAG